The Streptomyces spororaveus genome includes a region encoding these proteins:
- a CDS encoding PhzF family phenazine biosynthesis protein, which produces MSWRDVTVVDACVRRDGRGGSPTAVTDDDPAATDADRRAVAAAAGTSHAAFLGPGRTPDGGRPVRFFTATAELSGCGHGTVAAQAVRLTRTTLGGLNDRQHTGGRTFDTVAIRRSASIEVWFDQGLVALRHPAPDERAAIVAALGLTADDPHPTDAPRIASPGAPRMLVPVHDRSALLRVHPHLGRLTAACRRYGLLGCFVYVPPVGDRPGAARMFAPAIGVDEDVANANSTGCLAAHLLDTTGARTVTIEVEQGDTLGRPASVLASARRGPAGITTRVGGLAVVRDSHE; this is translated from the coding sequence ATGTCCTGGCGGGATGTCACGGTGGTTGATGCGTGCGTGCGGCGCGACGGCCGGGGCGGCAGCCCCACGGCCGTCACCGACGACGACCCGGCGGCGACGGACGCGGACCGGCGTGCGGTCGCCGCTGCGGCCGGCACCTCGCACGCGGCGTTCCTCGGCCCGGGGCGGACGCCGGACGGCGGCCGGCCGGTCCGGTTCTTCACCGCCACCGCCGAACTGTCCGGCTGCGGCCACGGCACTGTTGCCGCGCAGGCCGTCCGGTTGACCCGCACCACGCTGGGCGGGCTGAACGACCGCCAACACACCGGCGGGCGCACGTTCGACACCGTCGCGATCCGCCGCTCCGCCAGCATCGAGGTGTGGTTCGACCAGGGCCTCGTCGCGCTGCGTCACCCGGCACCGGACGAGCGCGCCGCGATCGTCGCCGCGCTCGGGCTCACCGCGGACGATCCGCATCCGACCGACGCGCCACGGATCGCCTCGCCCGGCGCGCCACGCATGCTGGTACCGGTCCACGACCGGTCGGCGCTGCTCCGAGTCCACCCACATCTCGGCAGGCTGACAGCGGCGTGCAGGCGGTACGGGCTACTCGGCTGTTTCGTGTACGTACCACCGGTGGGCGACCGACCGGGTGCGGCGCGGATGTTCGCGCCGGCGATCGGCGTCGACGAGGACGTCGCCAACGCCAACAGCACCGGCTGCCTGGCCGCCCACCTGCTCGACACGACAGGGGCGCGGACGGTCACGATCGAGGTGGAGCAGGGCGACACCCTCGGTCGACCGGCCAGCGTGCTCGCTTCGGCCCGACGCGGACCGGCGGGCATCACGACCCGGGTCGGCGGGTTGGCGGTGGTCCGCGACTCTCACGAATGA
- a CDS encoding DUF6817 domain-containing protein: MPDHAVAWLRELGAQHLAHPGGTLLAHLERVQGLLASWGARPALRRAGLCHAFYGTDGFPTALLPLSRRAELAAVIGDQAEEIVYAYAACDRAASYPTLAREEASFRDRFTGRVHSPALELRRDLAELSAANELDLARVDPAFRDAWGARLRALFAGLRPLLSEPARRECRAVLGDGEG; the protein is encoded by the coding sequence GTGCCGGATCATGCCGTCGCATGGCTGCGGGAGCTCGGTGCGCAGCACCTCGCCCATCCGGGCGGGACCCTCCTCGCACACCTTGAGCGCGTGCAGGGACTCCTGGCGTCCTGGGGGGCGCGGCCGGCGCTCCGCCGGGCCGGCCTGTGCCACGCGTTCTACGGTACGGACGGTTTTCCCACCGCCCTGCTGCCGCTCTCCCGGCGGGCCGAACTGGCCGCGGTGATCGGCGACCAGGCCGAGGAGATCGTGTACGCGTACGCCGCCTGCGACCGGGCGGCCTCGTATCCGACGCTCGCCCGCGAGGAGGCTTCCTTCCGGGACCGGTTCACCGGCCGCGTCCACTCCCCCGCCCTGGAGCTCCGGCGGGACCTCGCCGAGCTGTCGGCGGCCAACGAGCTCGACCTGGCACGGGTCGATCCCGCCTTCCGCGACGCGTGGGGTGCCCGACTCCGGGCACTGTTCGCAGGGTTGCGCCCGCTGCTGAGCGAGCCGGCCCGGCGGGAGTGCCGGGCCGTGCTCGGCGACGGGGAGGGTTGA
- a CDS encoding NADP-dependent oxidoreductase, producing the protein MTHEARPMMRAVTQDGPGGPEVLRLVETERPSPGPTEILVRVHAAGVNPADWQTRSRGAFSTGATTPFTLGFDVSGVVEEVGRGVTVFQPGDAVFGMPRFPHPAGAYADYVTAPARHFAHRPERLDHVRAAAVPLAALTAWQALVDTAGVGPGSRVLIHAAAGGVGHLAVQIAKSRGAYVIGTAREAGHGFLRALGADELVDHTRQDFAGAVGDVDVVLDAVGPAYWSRSLSTLRPGGTLVSIVPLDETFPAEQARAAGVRAVFMLVEPDQAALRAVAALIDSGRLRVEVAAVFPLEDVARAHALGEGGRTRGKIVLSVA; encoded by the coding sequence ATGACCCACGAAGCCCGTCCGATGATGCGCGCCGTCACCCAGGACGGCCCCGGCGGACCGGAAGTGCTCCGGCTCGTCGAGACCGAACGGCCGAGTCCCGGCCCGACCGAGATCCTGGTCCGGGTGCACGCCGCGGGCGTCAACCCGGCGGACTGGCAGACCCGTTCGCGGGGCGCGTTCTCCACGGGCGCGACCACCCCGTTCACATTGGGCTTCGACGTCTCCGGCGTCGTCGAGGAGGTCGGCCGCGGCGTCACCGTCTTCCAGCCCGGCGACGCGGTGTTCGGCATGCCGCGCTTCCCGCACCCGGCCGGGGCCTACGCCGACTACGTCACGGCTCCGGCCCGCCATTTCGCCCACCGCCCCGAGCGGCTCGACCACGTCCGTGCGGCGGCCGTCCCGCTGGCGGCCCTCACGGCCTGGCAGGCCCTGGTCGACACGGCCGGCGTCGGGCCGGGCAGCCGCGTCCTGATCCACGCGGCGGCGGGCGGTGTCGGCCACCTCGCCGTGCAGATCGCCAAGTCCCGGGGCGCGTACGTCATCGGCACCGCCCGTGAGGCCGGGCACGGCTTCCTGCGCGCACTGGGCGCCGACGAACTCGTCGACCACACCCGCCAGGACTTCGCGGGGGCCGTCGGCGACGTCGACGTCGTCCTCGACGCCGTCGGACCCGCCTACTGGTCCCGCTCCCTGAGCACCCTGCGGCCCGGCGGAACGCTGGTCTCCATCGTGCCCCTGGACGAGACGTTCCCGGCCGAACAGGCCCGCGCGGCCGGCGTCCGCGCCGTGTTCATGCTCGTCGAGCCCGACCAGGCCGCTCTGCGCGCGGTCGCCGCCCTGATCGACAGCGGCCGGCTGCGGGTCGAGGTCGCCGCGGTGTTCCCCCTGGAGGACGTGGCCAGGGCTCATGCGCTCGGCGAGGGCGGACGCACCCGGGGAAAGATCGTCCTGTCCGTGGCCTGA
- a CDS encoding LysR family transcriptional regulator — MTLDDLRVFVAVCRSGSLSAVARDLGCTQSAVSQHIRRLEKRTGASLLERHARGVVPTEAGRILRTAAAEGIAGLDGALRRLDDLVRGGGGTVRVTTGATTVRHFMSEAVVTFRRRHPEVSLEFQTENSSRSCFDALAADDLDLAWITIGAPVRGIELRPVMELPWVLAVGADDPLAGRARIDPADLAGIRHIRLPENSASRAHLDAAFAASGIRVSSDTSVADWDTALLLAELGLGHAVVPALPGWQVPGSDGPLRLVPIPALPPLAVGWAVRRWAALARPALVFADEVARSCRARAAGQQ, encoded by the coding sequence ATGACCCTCGATGATCTTCGTGTGTTCGTGGCCGTCTGCCGCTCCGGCAGCCTCAGCGCCGTGGCCCGCGATCTCGGCTGCACCCAGTCGGCCGTCAGCCAGCACATCCGCCGACTGGAGAAGCGGACCGGCGCCAGCCTCCTGGAGCGCCACGCCCGTGGCGTCGTACCCACCGAGGCCGGCCGCATCCTCCGGACGGCCGCCGCCGAGGGCATCGCCGGACTCGACGGCGCCCTGCGCCGCCTCGACGACCTCGTCCGGGGCGGCGGCGGCACCGTCCGCGTCACCACGGGAGCGACGACGGTGCGGCACTTCATGTCCGAAGCCGTCGTCACCTTCCGCCGCCGCCACCCCGAGGTGAGCCTGGAGTTCCAGACCGAGAACTCCAGCCGCAGCTGCTTCGACGCCCTCGCCGCCGACGACCTCGACCTCGCCTGGATCACCATCGGCGCCCCGGTCCGCGGCATCGAGCTGCGCCCCGTCATGGAGCTGCCCTGGGTACTCGCCGTCGGCGCCGACGACCCCCTCGCCGGCCGCGCCCGCATCGACCCCGCCGACCTCGCCGGCATCCGTCACATCCGGCTGCCCGAGAACTCCGCCTCCCGCGCCCACCTCGACGCCGCCTTCGCCGCCTCAGGCATCCGGGTCAGCTCCGACACCAGCGTGGCCGACTGGGACACCGCCCTGCTGCTCGCCGAACTGGGCCTCGGGCACGCCGTCGTGCCCGCGCTGCCCGGCTGGCAGGTCCCCGGCTCGGACGGCCCGCTGCGCCTCGTGCCGATCCCCGCGCTGCCGCCCCTCGCCGTCGGCTGGGCCGTTCGCCGCTGGGCCGCCCTCGCCCGGCCGGCCCTCGTCTTCGCCGACGAGGTCGCCCGCAGCTGCCGGGCGCGCGCCGCCGGGCAGCAGTGA
- a CDS encoding TetR/AcrR family transcriptional regulator, with the protein MDQERPLRERLIDAGVELVLSEGADAVGLREIARRAGVSHGAPRRYFPTHRSLLSAIARRGFEDLGVRVAAVVGAPDLTPRARVRTIGCAYVDYALERAGMFALMFRHDLLDSTGQGPSEGPRLRESTLPLFDLLVTLVRRCGAAEPSVTAAALWANLHGVAQLWRWGSLPLVLGGATDGGVERLVGAAVDAHLGPEPV; encoded by the coding sequence ATGGACCAGGAGAGACCGCTCCGGGAGCGGCTGATCGACGCAGGTGTGGAACTCGTCCTGAGCGAGGGCGCCGACGCCGTCGGGCTGCGGGAGATCGCCCGCCGCGCCGGTGTCTCGCACGGGGCGCCGCGCCGGTACTTCCCCACCCACCGGTCCCTGCTGTCGGCGATCGCCCGGCGCGGGTTCGAGGATCTCGGCGTGCGCGTCGCGGCGGTGGTCGGTGCTCCGGACCTGACGCCGCGGGCGCGGGTGCGGACGATCGGGTGCGCCTACGTCGACTACGCGCTGGAGCGCGCGGGGATGTTCGCGCTGATGTTCCGGCACGACCTGCTGGACAGTACGGGCCAGGGGCCCTCCGAAGGACCGCGGCTGCGGGAGTCGACGCTCCCGCTGTTCGATCTCCTGGTCACGCTCGTTCGCCGGTGCGGAGCCGCCGAACCCTCCGTCACCGCCGCCGCGTTGTGGGCCAACCTGCACGGCGTGGCGCAGTTGTGGCGCTGGGGGAGCCTGCCGCTGGTCCTCGGCGGCGCGACGGACGGCGGCGTCGAACGGCTCGTCGGCGCCGCCGTCGACGCGCATCTGGGTCCGGAGCCCGTATGA
- a CDS encoding TIM-barrel domain-containing protein, translated as MRLPSIRRSQGRQGPSGSRVHAARRGRRRRTPAVALLAAALTVAGLAAAGPVALPASASASAPAGPAEATATAGDVTGFTRSGNTFTVTASGGAKARVVVARADIFRLWLSPDGSFTDDPAGTDLAPTTDFGSVPTSWSDAGAYYRITTGSLSIRVNKKPLRFSVYRADNTTPVWQETRPTSWTGGRTTQYLARGADEQFYGTGLRLGEWALRGKTVPVAVDNKWRENDNASPAPFYMSTNGYGAMRNTWAPGSYGFDAPTTLTHDEKRFDAWYFTGDSLKSVLDAYTDVSGKPFLAPMWGFELGNADCFNASNPDYQGDHDRLRHQTTPDVVGYAADARAADMPSGWFLPNDGYGCGYTAPLKSTVDALKAKGFQTGLWTSTGLGSIADEVGTAGSRGVKTDVAWIGSGYKYAFDGVRQAVDGIEKNSDARRFVWTVDGWAGTQRNAVVWTGDTYGTWDDMRWHVPAITGAGLSGLNYAAGDIDGIFGGSPQTYTRDLQWKAFTPAFMTMSGWGATGPSAGYHDKQPWRFAEPYLSINRKYLQLKMRLMPYLYTMSRVAHESGVPSTRAMVLEYPDDPVARGNLTSGQFMAGDSLLVAPVVSDTSVRDGIYLPAGTWTDYWTGRTYAGPGWLNGYQAPLETLPLFVKGGAVVPMWPQMNHTGEKPVSTLTYDIHPRGASTFSLYEDDGRTRAHESGAYARQRVDVAAPTGGSGTVTVSVGAPTGSYTGKPASRAYEFTLHVATAPATVTLDGSPLTGLSSRAAYDTAASGWYFDPADRSGVLRVKTPATAGAFSVSATGTAVPEAAALPSSSAPLDRSAWSLVHADSQESAAENGAAAHAFDGNPATLWHTAWSPAKPAPLPHEIQLDLGARYTVDGLGYLPRQDGGVNGRIGGYEVYVSDSTADWGPPVASGTFADTAAAKSAALAPKKGRYLRLKALTEAGGRGPWTSAAEITLTGRPAP; from the coding sequence ATGAGACTGCCAAGCATCCGCAGGAGCCAGGGTCGGCAAGGCCCGTCAGGCAGCCGAGTTCACGCGGCGCGGCGGGGGCGCAGGCGGCGCACCCCGGCCGTCGCCCTGCTCGCCGCCGCCCTCACCGTCGCGGGTCTGGCCGCCGCCGGACCGGTCGCCTTACCGGCCTCCGCCTCAGCCTCCGCCCCTGCCGGCCCCGCCGAGGCCACGGCAACGGCCGGCGACGTCACCGGCTTCACCCGGTCCGGGAACACCTTCACCGTCACGGCCTCCGGCGGCGCCAAGGCCCGCGTGGTGGTCGCCCGCGCCGACATCTTCCGCCTCTGGCTCTCGCCCGACGGGTCCTTCACCGACGATCCGGCCGGCACCGACCTCGCCCCCACCACCGACTTCGGTTCCGTGCCCACGAGCTGGTCGGACGCCGGCGCGTACTACCGGATCACCACCGGATCCCTCTCGATCCGGGTCAACAAGAAGCCCCTGCGGTTCTCCGTCTACCGCGCGGACAACACCACCCCCGTCTGGCAGGAGACCCGGCCCACCAGCTGGACCGGCGGCCGCACCACCCAGTACCTGGCCCGGGGCGCGGACGAGCAGTTCTACGGCACGGGCCTGCGCCTGGGCGAGTGGGCGCTGCGCGGGAAGACCGTCCCGGTCGCCGTCGACAACAAGTGGCGTGAGAACGACAACGCCAGCCCCGCCCCCTTCTACATGTCCACCAACGGCTACGGCGCCATGCGCAACACCTGGGCCCCGGGCTCCTACGGCTTCGACGCGCCCACCACCCTCACCCACGACGAGAAGCGCTTCGACGCCTGGTACTTCACCGGCGACTCCCTCAAGTCCGTGCTCGACGCGTACACCGACGTCAGCGGCAAGCCCTTCCTGGCCCCGATGTGGGGCTTCGAGCTCGGCAACGCCGACTGCTTCAACGCCTCCAACCCCGACTACCAGGGCGATCACGACCGGCTCCGCCACCAAACCACCCCCGACGTCGTCGGTTACGCGGCCGACGCCCGGGCCGCCGACATGCCCTCGGGCTGGTTCCTGCCCAACGACGGCTACGGCTGCGGCTACACCGCGCCCCTCAAGTCGACCGTCGACGCCCTGAAGGCCAAGGGCTTCCAGACCGGCCTGTGGACCTCCACCGGCCTCGGGTCCATCGCCGACGAGGTGGGCACGGCCGGCAGCCGGGGCGTGAAGACCGACGTGGCCTGGATCGGCAGCGGCTACAAGTACGCCTTCGACGGCGTGCGGCAGGCCGTGGACGGGATCGAGAAGAACTCCGACGCCCGCCGCTTCGTCTGGACCGTCGACGGCTGGGCGGGCACCCAGCGCAACGCCGTCGTCTGGACCGGCGACACGTACGGCACCTGGGACGACATGCGCTGGCACGTCCCCGCCATCACCGGAGCGGGTCTGTCCGGCCTCAACTACGCGGCCGGCGACATCGACGGCATCTTCGGCGGCAGCCCGCAGACGTACACCCGGGACCTGCAGTGGAAGGCCTTCACCCCGGCCTTCATGACCATGTCCGGCTGGGGCGCGACCGGCCCGTCCGCCGGCTACCACGACAAGCAGCCCTGGCGGTTCGCCGAGCCGTACCTGTCCATCAACCGCAAGTACCTGCAGCTCAAGATGCGGTTGATGCCGTACCTGTACACGATGAGCCGCGTCGCCCACGAGAGCGGCGTGCCCAGCACCCGCGCCATGGTCCTGGAGTACCCCGACGACCCGGTGGCCCGCGGCAACCTCACCAGCGGCCAGTTCATGGCCGGTGACTCCCTGCTCGTCGCACCCGTCGTCTCCGACACCTCCGTCCGCGACGGCATCTACCTCCCCGCCGGGACCTGGACCGACTACTGGACGGGCCGTACCTACGCGGGCCCGGGCTGGCTGAACGGGTACCAGGCGCCGCTGGAGACCCTGCCGCTCTTCGTCAAGGGCGGCGCCGTCGTACCGATGTGGCCGCAGATGAACCACACGGGCGAGAAGCCCGTCTCGACCCTCACCTACGACATCCACCCGCGCGGTGCCTCCACCTTCAGCCTCTACGAGGACGACGGCCGCACCCGCGCCCACGAGTCCGGCGCCTACGCCCGCCAGCGGGTCGACGTCGCCGCCCCGACCGGCGGCTCCGGTACGGTCACCGTCTCCGTGGGCGCCCCCACCGGCAGCTACACCGGCAAACCCGCCTCCCGGGCCTACGAGTTCACCCTGCACGTGGCCACCGCACCCGCCACCGTCACCCTGGACGGGAGCCCCCTGACGGGCCTGTCCTCCAGGGCCGCCTACGACACCGCCGCGTCCGGCTGGTACTTCGACCCGGCGGACCGCTCCGGCGTCCTCCGGGTCAAGACGCCCGCCACGGCAGGCGCGTTCAGCGTCTCGGCCACCGGCACCGCCGTCCCCGAGGCCGCGGCGCTGCCCTCCTCATCCGCTCCGCTCGACCGGTCCGCCTGGTCCCTGGTCCACGCCGACAGCCAGGAGAGCGCCGCCGAGAACGGCGCAGCCGCGCACGCCTTCGACGGGAACCCGGCCACCCTGTGGCACACCGCCTGGTCCCCGGCGAAGCCCGCCCCGCTCCCGCACGAGATCCAGCTCGACCTCGGCGCCCGCTACACGGTGGACGGCCTCGGCTACCTGCCGCGCCAGGACGGCGGCGTCAACGGCCGGATCGGCGGATACGAGGTCTACGTGTCCGACAGCACCGCCGACTGGGGGCCACCCGTGGCGAGCGGTACCTTCGCCGACACCGCGGCCGCCAAGTCCGCGGCGCTCGCGCCGAAGAAGGGCCGCTACCTCCGCCTGAAAGCACTGACCGAGGCCGGCGGCCGCGGCCCCTGGACCAGCGCCGCCGAGATCACCCTCACCGGGCGGCCCGCCCCCTGA
- a CDS encoding response regulator — MIRVLIADDQPLVRRGLALILGPDPEVEVVGEAEDGARAVALAQRLRPDVVVMDIRMPVMDGVKATEELARTLPETRVLALSTFDMDEYVVAALRAGAYGFLPKDISPEELIAAVRIVHTGEAAVAPRLLSRLLSAYVRTPARPPSWAAGTPHELTPRELEIWRLMATGRGNAEIAAELDISVSTVKNHITGIFGKLGVRDRAQAVIAAYESGLVEAGGGSG; from the coding sequence ATGATCCGTGTACTCATCGCCGACGACCAGCCGCTGGTCCGGCGCGGCCTGGCGCTGATCCTGGGTCCCGACCCGGAGGTCGAGGTCGTGGGCGAGGCCGAGGACGGGGCCCGGGCCGTGGCCCTCGCCCAGCGGCTACGGCCCGACGTGGTCGTCATGGACATCCGCATGCCGGTCATGGACGGGGTCAAGGCCACCGAGGAACTCGCGCGCACGCTTCCGGAGACCCGCGTGCTGGCCCTCAGCACCTTCGACATGGACGAGTACGTGGTCGCCGCCCTGCGCGCCGGCGCGTACGGCTTCCTGCCGAAGGACATCTCCCCGGAAGAGCTGATCGCCGCGGTCCGGATCGTCCACACCGGCGAGGCCGCCGTCGCGCCGCGGCTGCTCAGCCGGCTCCTCTCCGCCTACGTACGGACCCCCGCACGGCCGCCGTCGTGGGCCGCCGGGACCCCCCACGAACTCACCCCGCGCGAGCTGGAGATCTGGCGGCTCATGGCCACCGGCCGGGGCAACGCCGAGATCGCCGCGGAACTGGACATCAGCGTCTCCACGGTCAAGAACCACATCACCGGCATCTTCGGCAAGCTGGGTGTCCGCGACCGCGCGCAGGCGGTGATCGCGGCGTACGAATCGGGCCTGGTGGAGGCCGGCGGCGGGAGTGGCTGA
- a CDS encoding sensor histidine kinase yields MGADSVAAAAAAAGTGSAEAKGADGGAERGPWTRNDALVATAAGATDLVGFSLGALTEGRSLSVTAAALLVVSAMTLLARRVHPLPVLAAVLALGALVNMAAPLSPHFTLSLTVALYSVVRACRPAVVAVTVAAAVPLVSAGQSGWPLPYGWWGLAGNAVAALITVTAAVVVNHRQREAEAQRMRHADRAVADERRRIARELHDIVAHHITTMQLMAGGARANLAYDPEASREALVTLEDSGRMALREMRQLLDVLRAGEEPEATPPAPQPGADDLARIITESRLAGTETEFTVDGAVRPLPPTVGLTVFRIVQEALTNTRKHAGRARAHVRLTYHGDEVGVEVRDDGAGAQAPPARPAARSGYGLIGMHERVALQGGTLEAAALAGGGFRVAARIPLPVRDTP; encoded by the coding sequence ATGGGTGCGGATTCGGTTGCGGCCGCTGCCGCTGCCGCGGGTACGGGCAGCGCCGAGGCCAAAGGCGCGGACGGAGGTGCCGAGCGCGGACCGTGGACGCGCAACGACGCGCTCGTGGCGACGGCGGCCGGCGCCACGGACCTCGTCGGGTTCTCCCTGGGAGCCCTGACCGAGGGCAGGTCCCTCAGCGTGACCGCGGCCGCCCTGCTGGTCGTCTCGGCGATGACCCTGCTCGCCCGGCGCGTCCACCCGCTGCCGGTCCTCGCCGCCGTACTGGCCCTGGGCGCCCTCGTGAACATGGCCGCCCCGCTGTCCCCGCACTTCACCCTCAGCCTCACGGTCGCCCTCTACTCGGTGGTCAGGGCCTGCCGCCCCGCCGTGGTCGCGGTGACGGTGGCCGCCGCGGTACCGCTCGTGTCCGCGGGCCAGAGCGGCTGGCCGCTGCCCTACGGCTGGTGGGGTCTGGCCGGAAACGCGGTGGCCGCCCTCATCACGGTCACCGCGGCCGTGGTGGTCAACCACCGGCAACGGGAGGCCGAGGCCCAGCGGATGCGGCACGCCGACCGGGCGGTCGCCGACGAGCGGCGGCGGATCGCGCGCGAACTGCACGACATCGTCGCCCACCACATCACCACCATGCAGCTGATGGCCGGCGGGGCGCGGGCCAACCTGGCCTACGACCCCGAGGCGTCCCGGGAAGCACTGGTCACCCTGGAGGACTCAGGGCGGATGGCGTTGCGCGAGATGCGCCAACTCCTCGACGTACTGCGCGCCGGGGAGGAACCGGAGGCCACCCCGCCGGCGCCGCAGCCCGGGGCCGACGACCTGGCCCGGATCATCACGGAGTCACGGCTGGCCGGGACGGAGACCGAGTTCACGGTGGACGGAGCGGTCCGCCCGCTCCCGCCCACGGTGGGCCTCACCGTCTTCCGGATCGTCCAGGAGGCCCTGACCAACACCCGCAAGCACGCGGGCAGGGCGCGGGCCCACGTACGGCTCACGTACCACGGGGACGAGGTGGGCGTGGAGGTGCGCGACGACGGGGCGGGAGCACAGGCACCGCCCGCACGCCCCGCGGCGCGCTCCGGGTACGGTCTGATCGGCATGCACGAGCGGGTCGCCCTGCAGGGCGGAACCCTGGAGGCCGCCGCCCTCGCCGGCGGTGGATTCCGGGTGGCGGCACGGATCCCCCTCCCTGTCCGAGACACCCCCTGA